In one Kitasatospora cineracea genomic region, the following are encoded:
- the coxB gene encoding cytochrome c oxidase subunit II translates to MSPNGSDRSPRRTMRRKLPQALALGLVIATATGCSANDLPRLGLPSPVTKEGPLVLHMWQGSWIAALVVGALMWGLIIWSVIFHRRSRTKVEVPAQTRYNVPIEALYTAVPLVIVSVLFYFVARDEATLTKVDAKPQHTINVVGFQWSWAFNYENSEIPDPASTTAAYEVGSTKEPPTLYLPINETVKFRLTSNDVIHDFWPVNFMMKMDVVPGVVNEFQVTPTALGTYRGKCAELCGVDHSRMLFNVKVVTADEYQQHLKDLRDKGQAGAVPAGILPTTGSSEEK, encoded by the coding sequence GTGAGTCCCAACGGCTCCGACCGCTCGCCGCGGCGCACGATGCGGCGGAAGCTGCCTCAGGCGCTGGCACTGGGCCTCGTCATCGCGACCGCCACCGGCTGCTCGGCCAACGACCTGCCCAGGCTTGGCCTCCCCAGTCCCGTCACGAAGGAAGGCCCGCTGGTCCTTCACATGTGGCAGGGCTCGTGGATCGCGGCTCTGGTTGTTGGTGCATTGATGTGGGGTCTGATCATCTGGAGCGTGATCTTCCACCGGCGCAGCCGCACCAAGGTGGAGGTCCCCGCTCAGACCCGGTACAACGTGCCCATCGAGGCGCTGTACACCGCGGTCCCCCTCGTCATCGTCTCGGTGCTCTTCTACTTCGTCGCCCGCGACGAGGCCACCCTGACGAAGGTTGACGCGAAGCCCCAGCACACCATCAACGTGGTGGGCTTCCAGTGGAGTTGGGCGTTCAACTACGAGAACTCCGAGATCCCGGACCCGGCGAGCACCACCGCCGCGTACGAGGTCGGCAGCACCAAGGAGCCTCCGACGCTCTACCTGCCGATCAACGAGACCGTGAAGTTCCGGCTGACCTCCAACGACGTCATCCACGACTTCTGGCCCGTCAACTTCATGATGAAGATGGACGTCGTGCCCGGTGTGGTCAACGAGTTCCAGGTCACTCCGACCGCGCTCGGCACCTACCGCGGCAAGTGCGCCGAGCTCTGCGGTGTCGACCACTCCCGGATGCTGTTCAACGTCAAGGTCGTCACGGCCGACGAGTACCAGCAGCACCTCAAGGACCTCCGCGACAAGGGCCAGGCCGGCGCGGTTCCCGCAGGCATCCTCCCCACCACGGGAAGTAGTGAAGAGAAGTGA
- a CDS encoding cytochrome c oxidase subunit 4 has product MKEQGKIFAGLAVFVLAIAITYMVWTMKSDHGLEAAGTTALFLAFGLCAFIGFYLAFTAKRVDTGAGDNPEAQVSDDAGEVGFFAPHSWQPLSLAIGGALAFLGVIFGWWLLFWSIPIILIGLFGWVFEFYRGENQNQ; this is encoded by the coding sequence ATGAAGGAACAGGGAAAGATCTTCGCGGGTCTCGCCGTGTTCGTGCTGGCGATCGCCATCACCTACATGGTGTGGACCATGAAGTCGGACCACGGCCTGGAGGCCGCCGGCACCACCGCGCTGTTCCTGGCCTTCGGCCTGTGCGCCTTCATCGGCTTCTACCTGGCGTTCACCGCCAAGCGGGTGGACACCGGCGCGGGTGACAACCCCGAGGCCCAGGTCTCGGACGACGCCGGCGAGGTGGGCTTCTTCGCCCCGCACAGCTGGCAGCCGCTCTCCCTGGCGATCGGTGGCGCGCTGGCCTTCCTGGGCGTCATCTTCGGCTGGTGGCTGCTGTTCTGGTCGATCCCGATCATCCTCATCGGCCTGTTCGGCTGGGTGTTCGAGTTCTACCGCGGCGAGAACCAGAACCAGTAG
- the ctaD gene encoding cytochrome c oxidase subunit I, with translation MTILNEPAAAGGGAGAVTSGTPRVRKPGNAIIKWLTTTDHKTIGTMYLATSFAFFLIGGVLALVMRAELARPGTQILSNEQFNQAFTMHGTIMLLMFATPLFAGFANWIMPLQIGAPDVAFPRLNMFAYWLYLFGSIIAVAGFLTPQGAADFGWFAYSPLSDAVRSPGIGADMWIMGLAFSGFGTILGAVNFITTIICMRAPGMTMFRMSIFVWNVLLTAVLVLLAFPVLAAALFALEADRKFGAHVFDPSNGGALLWQHLFWFFGHPEVYIIALPFFGIVSEIIPVFSRKPMFGYSGLIAATIAIAGLSVTVWAHHMYVTGQVLLPFFSFMTFLIAVPTGVKFFNWVGTMWKGSLSFETPMLWTVGFLVTFLFGGLTGVLLASPPIDFHVSDSYFVVAHFHYVVFGTVVFAMFAGFHFWWPKMTGKMLDERLGKITFWTLFIGFHTTFLVQHWLGAEGMPRRYADYLASDGFTTLNTISTIGSFLLGLSILPFLYNVWKTAKYGEKVVVDDPWGYGRSLEWATSCPPPRHNFTTLPRIRSESPAFDLHHPEIAALDYLENHGEAAKHFEGVTPAQYDRPSLGKGKNEGDAR, from the coding sequence GTGACCATCCTCAACGAGCCCGCCGCGGCCGGTGGGGGAGCCGGGGCCGTCACCTCGGGGACTCCGCGGGTGCGCAAGCCGGGCAACGCGATCATCAAGTGGCTCACCACCACCGACCACAAGACGATCGGCACGATGTACCTGGCGACCTCGTTCGCCTTCTTCCTGATCGGTGGCGTGCTCGCCCTGGTCATGCGTGCCGAGCTGGCCCGCCCGGGCACCCAGATCCTGTCGAACGAGCAGTTCAACCAGGCGTTCACCATGCATGGCACGATCATGCTGCTGATGTTCGCCACCCCGCTGTTCGCGGGCTTCGCCAACTGGATCATGCCGCTCCAGATCGGCGCCCCCGACGTCGCCTTCCCGCGACTGAACATGTTCGCCTACTGGCTGTACCTGTTCGGCTCGATCATCGCGGTGGCGGGCTTCCTGACCCCGCAGGGCGCGGCCGACTTCGGCTGGTTCGCCTACTCGCCGCTGTCCGACGCGGTCCGCTCGCCGGGCATCGGCGCCGACATGTGGATCATGGGTCTGGCCTTCTCCGGCTTCGGCACCATCCTCGGCGCGGTCAACTTCATCACCACGATCATCTGCATGCGCGCGCCCGGCATGACGATGTTCCGGATGTCGATCTTCGTCTGGAACGTCCTGCTGACCGCCGTGCTGGTCCTGCTGGCCTTCCCGGTCCTCGCGGCCGCGCTGTTCGCCCTGGAGGCGGACCGGAAGTTCGGGGCGCACGTCTTCGACCCGTCGAACGGTGGAGCGCTGCTCTGGCAGCACCTGTTCTGGTTCTTCGGCCACCCCGAGGTGTACATCATCGCGCTGCCGTTCTTCGGCATCGTCTCCGAGATCATCCCGGTCTTCAGCCGCAAGCCGATGTTCGGCTACTCCGGCCTGATCGCCGCGACCATCGCCATCGCCGGCCTCTCGGTGACGGTGTGGGCGCACCACATGTACGTGACCGGGCAGGTCCTGCTGCCCTTCTTCTCGTTCATGACCTTCCTGATCGCGGTCCCGACCGGTGTGAAGTTCTTCAACTGGGTCGGCACCATGTGGAAGGGCTCGCTGAGCTTCGAGACCCCGATGCTCTGGACGGTCGGCTTCCTGGTCACCTTCCTGTTCGGCGGCCTGACCGGCGTCCTGCTGGCCTCCCCGCCGATCGACTTCCACGTCTCGGACTCGTACTTCGTCGTCGCGCACTTCCACTACGTGGTGTTCGGCACCGTCGTCTTCGCCATGTTCGCCGGCTTCCACTTCTGGTGGCCGAAGATGACCGGCAAGATGCTGGACGAGCGCCTCGGCAAGATCACCTTCTGGACGCTGTTCATCGGCTTCCACACCACCTTCCTGGTCCAGCACTGGCTGGGCGCCGAGGGCATGCCGCGCCGGTACGCCGACTACCTGGCGAGCGACGGCTTCACCACGCTGAACACCATCTCGACCATCGGCTCGTTCCTGCTCGGCCTGTCGATCCTGCCGTTCCTCTACAACGTCTGGAAGACCGCCAAGTACGGCGAGAAGGTCGTGGTCGACGACCCGTGGGGCTACGGCCGCTCGCTGGAGTGGGCGACCTCCTGCCCGCCGCCGCGGCACAACTTCACCACCCTGCCCCGGATCCGCTCCGAGTCCCCGGCCTTCGACCTCCACCACCCGGAGATCGCCGCGCTGGACTACCTGGAGAACCACGGCGAGGCGGCCAAGCACTTCGAGGGCGTGACCCCCGCGCAGTACGACCGTCCGTCGCTGGGCAAGGGCAAGAATGAGGGTGACGCCCGATGA